A portion of the Candidatus Effluviviaceae Genus V sp. genome contains these proteins:
- a CDS encoding metal-dependent transcriptional regulator codes for MLSERAADYLETIYLLSLRQDTVGVSEVAEERGVTTPTARAAIGRLKADGFVRQRRYGKVVLTESGRRRAATVYKRHTVLFRFLHDILGVAPEQADAEACRLEHGLSEETLEKLVLFLDGHEGVANAS; via the coding sequence ATGCTTTCTGAGCGGGCCGCGGATTATCTGGAGACGATCTACCTGCTGTCCCTTCGGCAGGACACGGTCGGCGTGTCCGAGGTGGCCGAGGAACGTGGCGTCACGACGCCGACGGCCCGGGCCGCCATCGGACGTCTCAAGGCCGACGGGTTCGTCCGCCAGCGCCGTTACGGGAAGGTCGTGCTGACCGAGTCGGGCCGCCGCAGGGCCGCGACGGTCTACAAGCGTCACACGGTCCTCTTCCGCTTCCTCCACGACATTTTGGGCGTCGCGCCGGAGCAGGCGGACGCCGAGGCATGTCGCCTGGAACACGGTCTGTCGGAGGAGACGCTTGAGAAGCTCGTTCTCTTCCTGGACGGACACGAGGGGGTTGCGAATGCCTCGTGA